A genomic segment from Micropterus dolomieu isolate WLL.071019.BEF.003 ecotype Adirondacks linkage group LG03, ASM2129224v1, whole genome shotgun sequence encodes:
- the crabp2a gene encoding cellular retinoic acid-binding protein 2a, whose amino-acid sequence MERKIPDFAGTWEMKSSENFEELLKALGVNMMLRMIAVKAASKPLVEITQDGETLSIKTSTTVRTTHITFTVGKEFNEATVDGRPCTSFPRWETDSKISCEQTLQKGEGPKTSWTREITNDGKLILTMTADDVICTRVYERQ is encoded by the exons ATGGAGCGTAAGATCCCCGATTTCGCCGGCACCTGGGAGATGAAGAGTTCTGAAAACTTCGAGGAACTCTTGAAAGCGCTGG gtgTGAACATGATGCTGCGTATGATTGCGGTGAAGGCAGCCTCCAAGCCACTGGTGGAGATCACGCAGGACGGCGAGACACTGTCCATTAAAACCTCAACCACAGTCCGCACCACCCACATCACTTTCACTGTGGGGAAGGAGTTCAATGAGGCCACGGTGGACGGACGTCCCTGCACA AGTTTTCCACGTTGGGAAACCGACAGTAAGATCAGCTGTGAGCAGACTCTGCAGAAAGGAGAAGGGCCTAAGACATCCTGGACACGAGAGATCACCAATGATGGCAAGCTCATTCTG ACCATGACAGCAGACGATGTGATATGCACCAGAGTCTATGAACGACAATGA
- the LOC123968221 gene encoding uncharacterized protein LOC123968221, with the protein MAALRALALAICLLLGHQTFAKNDAPCQLSKWNNGFDTFVKRHIRAGTPTSLNKNEWENYIRDNGGCDRPTQSFLSPKDLDRVKDVCTNKGGKIYKENLCISKQPFTFVTVRSVMGTCGIRSVQNDTKYLILACEVLGNQCLPVHFEGNPDYSKPNNNARGCQDPQTGDHAPNFKMTWLWVLSALLVGLCIYGS; encoded by the coding sequence ATGGCTGCTCTCAGGGCTCTCGCGCTTGCCATCTGTCTCCTGTTGGGTCATCAAACCTTTGCCAAAAACGATGCTCCCTGCCAGCTCTCCAAATGGAACAACGGCTTCGACACCTTCGTCAAACGCCACATTCGTGCTGGTACTCCCACTTCTCTCAACAAGAACGAATGGGAGAATTACATCAGGGATAACGGGGGCTGTGACAGACCCACCCAGTCCTTTCTCAGTCCAAAAGACCTGGACAGGGTGAAGGATGTGTGTACGAACAAAGGGGGGAAGATATACAAGGAGAACCTGTGCATCAGCAAGCAGCCTTTCACTTTTGTCACGGTGAGGAGTGTAATGGGGACGTGCGGCATCAGGAGCGTTCAAAATGATACCAAATATCTGATCCTGGCCTGTGAAGTGCTGGGCAATCAGTGCCTGCCAGTCCATTTTGAAGGAAACCCTGATTATTCAAAGCCAAATAACAACGCCAGAGGCTGCCAGGATCCTCAAACTGGAgatcatgctcccaactttaaAATGACGTGGCTCTGGGTGTTATCTGCTCTTCTTGTTGGCCTTTGTATTTATGgctcttaa